The Scheffersomyces stipitis CBS 6054 chromosome 5, complete sequence genome contains the following window.
GAAAGCCGAGGATAAAGGCCGACTTTTTTCACTTCAGTAGCTGCATTACCGACGCGGCCGTCACTACACAGCCTTTTCTAACCGAACTTAGCTATAGTAACTGTATACACAAGCGTTGTCCCAAGGATTTGTGGCTAGGAAAAGTGCCTCTCGTTGAGCTCATCGAAACGAATGCAAAATCTGACACAAATAGGAAGGATGCGAGGAAAAAGAATTCCACTTTGACAGATTAAAGCCGATCTAGACAGTCTCAGATTAGTGAGCAGAGCACATAGCCACCATTTCAGCCTCGGCGAGTCTCTACTCTGACTGAAGATTTTGACAGATCAGGTTTAAGTCCGAGTTGTGATTCGGCTTTCTGTTGCAACCATTTGCTCGAATTCCGAGCCGGTTGAAATTCAGTGCCAGaaaggaagatgaagatctGAGGCATTAACGGGAGCAAGTTGGGCTGTGTGTATGGTCGTTCCCGAGCCAGGATCTACTGTGCTAGGTAAGCATGGTGCCAGAGCCGTCTGGGCTAGCTGAGTCAGCAGAGTTGGCAGATTTGGCAGAAACGCTGAAAATTCCACAGAATTATAATTACTCCAGTCTCAATTAGGCCACCAACACCGAGTACCGTGCAGTTCTCCACCACTCCGTGCAATTTTAAGCTCAGCCCGAGAAAAAACATCTCTATTATGCAGAAACGTCTTCTGTCATCTGCTTCATGCCTTGATGGGACCATTTGGTATATAAGCAAGGGCATTTGCCGTTGGATTGGAGAATCGTTAATTTACTCTTCTCTCAGCTAAATCAAATAAATTCCATAATGTCTAAATTCTACGAGTTGACTCCTAAGGACGCCAAGGGCAACGACTTCCCCTTCGTGGAATTGAAGGGCAAGGTTGTCGTTATTGTCAACGTCGCTTCCAAGTGTGGCTTTACTCCTCAGtacaaggagttggaagaattgaacaagaaatacGAAGGCAAGAACGTTCAAATCATCGGTTTCCCTTGCAACCAATTCGGCCACCAGGAACCAGGCACTGCCGACGAGATCGCCAGCTTCTGTCAATTGAACTACGGAGTCACCTTCCCAGTGTTGGCCAAGGTCGAAGTCAACGGCGACAACGCCGACCCAGTgtacaagttcttgaaggGCGAGAAGTCCGGAGTTTTGGGCTTGACCAGAATCAAGTGGAACTTcgagaagttcttgatcgACAAAAACGGTAAGGTCGTTGAAAGATTCTCCTCTTTGGCTAGTCCATCCAGTCTTGGTCCAAAGATCGaccagttgttgaagtaaTTATTGCATTATTGCAATTTTACTTCACTGAGACTCCAACGTTGAAATTGTCTCTTGAAGCTATCATGCGTTGAAATCACTTCTTGATTGTAATTCAGTTTCTTACTGTTACTTTCTTGGTTCTAATTTAATTACTTAATTGAGAAGCTACCTGTGTCCCAAAAGGGCACTGCTTCGCACTATTTATGTTTGCCATATCTAATTAATGCCTATTCTTGATAACCAGTGTGGTGGAACGATTATCGTGTAATTGTAAATACGTCATATAGACCCCTTCCATAGCCTGACACAAAGATCATAACCGTTTTCTGGGGAAGGGATGACAACAGTGAGGCTCAGGGCTCAGGCACTCCTGCTGGCGAAAGAGGCCCCCACAGGATAGGATAGAATACAAGGAGCAACCGCAGATACTGGGTCTGTCTGAAATGGTCAATGGCCCTTGGGAATCGACAGAATACAGGGACAACAGAAAAAGGGTATCTAATTGCCGGCTGCACTTGAACGCCAGCGATGTAATTCCCAATCGCTACCAATCCATTGCGTACCCGTTCAACAGCCACATGCTGCCTTCAAAAATAGAAGGCTTGTCTGAAATCAGCCAACGGTATCAAGGGgtgaaaaagaaacaatGGACCCATCTAGGCCTGCTTCGTTCTATTCCTCGCAACCAGAGCCTGGAACCGTTGATCCAGATGTGTCAATTCAGTGATAAAACCACCAACAAGGCCCATACTGTGCCAATCTGTTGCTGATAGTGCTCTATTTGGCGTGCAAACTCCCTCTTATTAGCTTTAGCTATAAGCTACTGATAATATCCCACACCTAGAACTGCCTACGAAACGGGCGAAATACCGAGGCTGTACCGTTCACAAATCTTCGTGGTTACAGACGCTACAAGCTGGACGGACTTTGCCGGCCATGTAGATCCATCGCCAACATCGGGCCATTGTTCGATAACGATTGCAAATGGAAGCTGAATTGACAACTGATAGACCTGGCAGAAATCTGATACGACAGAGATGCCGAGGATAAACTGGCCGAAAACGGAATCCCAAACCAGAACAGTAGCAACCTGCAGCAGCATCCACACCGCAATACATACCAGAGTGACAACAGCACCCCaacaaatttcaaaatagCTCTTTGCCGTTACCGCTTACTTACAGTCGTGCGCGCACCATAGAATCTGGTAGATTTCTCACGGGCGCAAATTAGTCAGTTTCTTTTCTGTCTCACGTCTTCTGACTCAACTAGGAACTTGGTCCTGTGCACGACCGCCATATCCCCATACATTCCTGATCTCATTATATAGCTGGGTCTATCTCCTATTTCCCGGATCCACAAGCTGGAGCTTTTTCTTCACCTctgcaattcttcaatctgGCGCTTTTTCGTTTCCATCACCTCCACCTTTGTGTCTGTCCCGATTGGCATCCTCCACATTCCATCCCTCTGGTCTTGTCGGCTGTGCTCCCACTGTCTCCAGAGCTCTGGCTGTGCCCCCACCTGCCCCCCACACTTTCCACAGTTGCGAACTAAGCTAGTATTGAAAAAGTGAAGGAACTCCACGTCCCTATTTCCCACAGAGACTGGCTGAAACTCCTTCTGCTCCGTATAGAAGTCCATAGAACGTCGACACCTTGTTGACTAGCCACTTTCACGCTCTCCTTACAACACTCTCCCTAACATTATTTCCAGTAGTACGCTACTGTACTTGTCATAGACAGAACTGTGTCCATGAACTGATTGCAACCTCCCTTGTCATTTAACCAACTTTGTCTCCTGggttgttctttttgtatCTGCATCCGGTTAGCGTACGGCGGTTAGGTTTATAATTCTCCTCATTGGTACTATTGCTCCACAGTATTACCATTTTCCTTATCTATTGATCATACATCACCATTTCATCTGTTTGTTTTAACTGTACATACTTTGCACACCCGCATATCCACGATTCCACATGAACAACTCCCCTACTTCATCTTTTCCTGAAGATGAGTATCGCCAATATGAACTTGGTCTCCATCTCTTAGCCGACAGATACCACTTTGTCAGTAAGATCCAGGATGGATCCTTTGGCAAAGTGTCGTTGGCACTTGACTCACATTCCAACTCCAAAGTTAGCATCAAGGCCATCTCCAAGGTCAACGAAAGCAGCAGCAAAAGCTCGCGAGAAATCGCCTACAATGAGATCAGAATCTTGGAGATGTTGAATACGACTGCCAGTTCCAAGCTGGACTTTGACAACTCCAGTGTTTGCAAGCTTTTGGACTCGTTCGAGATCTCCAACTACGTGATCTTAGTCTTGGAGTACTGCTCTAAAGGTGATTTGTACGACTTGATCCACGAGAGAACAATGACCATCTCAGAAATTTTGAGATTGGCCAAGCAATTGTACAATGCTGTAGGGTTTAGTCATTCCATGAACATCTTCCATCGTGACATCAAGCCTGAGAATATCTTGATTGATGAACatgacaacttcaagttgtgCGACTGGGGTTTGGCCACAACCATTAGAGAGAACGATGAGTTCAACGTAGGCACTGAAAAGTACATGGCGCCCGAATGTTTCCTTACCAACGCCAGTGGCCAGTACATTGTTAGCAAGTACGATTGCAAGTACAGTGACTACTGGCTGTTTGGAGTCACGTTGATCACGTCTATCTTTGGCACATCTCCATTCAAGCCCACTAAGAAGTCGTCGTCCAAGGATAGCAGCGAGTCGATCCAGTCTGATTCCAACTTTCGCAATTTtgtcaactacaacaacccTCATGTATTGTACGACATCTACTCTAGTATGAACACGAACTGTTTCCAGTTGTTTATGAGCCTCTTGAAAGTTGGaaacgacgaagacgacttgGCAACATTCAGCTCGAAAGCACGTTCGCGTAACTTATCCAAGTTCATCCGCGACTTGGAATCGAACTGGATCTATGGCTTTACCATTGATGACGAGGACAAATTCTACGATATCAACAGTAAGGAAAGTGACGAAGCTGTCTTTGACATGGACCACGACGACTTAGAGCTCATGAAGCAATCCGTAACCACGATTACTTCCGACGAAGAATATGATTGCAATAACATGAACAACAATAACTTAAAAGGTATTTCTAGTAGTCAAGGAAAtactgatgaagatgatgaagactACGACAACTTCGAGTTGTTCGACTACAACACTTCTGCTGTGATCCCTATTGGGAGCTCCAGAAGACACTCTTCTGCTAAGGCCTCCTCCTCGTTCAGCTTGAAGATGCCTTCACTTGTAGATTCTTCGATAAAGTCCG
Protein-coding sequences here:
- the KSP1 gene encoding serine/threonine protein kinase (Serine/threonine kinase similar to casein kinase II and other serine/threonine protein kinases~go_function protein kinase activity; ATP binding~go_process protein amino acid phosphorylation), which gives rise to MNNSPTSSFPEDEYRQYELGLHLLADRYHFVSKIQDGSFGKVSLALDSHSNSKVSIKAISKVNESSSKSSREIAYNEIRILEMLNTTASSKSDFDNSSVCKLLDSFEISNYVILVLEYCSKGDLYDLIHERTMTISEILRLAKQLYNAVGFSHSMNIFHRDIKPENILIDEHDNFKLCDWGLATTIRENDEFNVGTEKYMAPECFLTNASGQYIVSKYDCKYSDYWSFGVTLITSIFGTSPFKPTKNSESIQSDSNFRNFVNYNNPHVLYDIYSSMNTNCFQLFMSLLKVGNDEDDLATFSSKARSRNLSKFIRDLESNWIYGFTIDDEDKFYDINSKESDEAVFDMDHDDLELMKQSVTTITSDEEYDCNNMNNNNLKGISSSQGNTDEDDEDYDNFDLKMPSLVDSSIKSAKSWCDLDDEEGFD
- the GPX2 gene encoding glutathione peroxidase (Peroxiredoxin HYR1 (Hydrogen peroxide resistance protein 1) (Oxidant receptor peroxidase 1) (Glutathione peroxidase 3) (Phospholipid hydroperoxide glutathione peroxidase 3) (PHGPx3)~go_function glutathione peroxidase activity~go_process response to oxidative stress), giving the protein MSKFYELTPKDAKGNDFPFVELKGKVVVIVNVASKCGFTPQYKELEELNKKYEGKNVQIIGFPCNQFGHQEPGTADEIASFCQLNYGVTFPVLAKVEVNGDNADPVYKFLKGEKSGVLGLTRIKWNFEKFLIDKNGKVVERFSSLASPSSLGPKIDQLLK